In Streptomyces sp. TS71-3, the following proteins share a genomic window:
- a CDS encoding MFS transporter, whose translation MGAAVRRVQAGSALSAFGVGFTVPFLYVYVAQVRGLGAGAAGLVLAAFALAALFVLPFVGRVIDRRGPLSVLVGAALAAAAGSVGLGLADSAPVALLSASVLGAGTAVMQPALATLIVWCSGAATRTRAFATQFFLQNLGLGVGGLLGGQLVDVHRPGSFTLLFAIEAVMFLVLAGIVLSVRVPQVLVAARGGEVLPGDGEAAGRGGVRALLSHRIMVQFCALAFVVFFVCYGQFESGLSAFGVDAAGISPSSLGIALAANTAMIVVAQFAVLRLVERRRRSRVIAAVGLVWALAWAAAGFAGLGRCGQAMATTVFVSAYALFGLGETMLSPTLAPMVADLAPAGMAGRYNSAFALVKQLALAVGPAVGGPMAAAWHAPYVATFVALSLGVTVLAVHFGRRLAPAQDLPHPAGSRVVAAGGSPAEPERVPAAPADA comes from the coding sequence GTGGGCGCCGCGGTGCGGCGGGTTCAGGCAGGCAGCGCGCTGAGTGCGTTCGGGGTGGGTTTCACGGTCCCCTTCCTCTACGTCTACGTGGCGCAGGTGCGGGGGCTCGGGGCCGGTGCCGCGGGGCTGGTGCTGGCGGCGTTCGCGCTGGCGGCGCTGTTCGTGCTGCCTTTCGTCGGCAGGGTGATCGACCGGCGCGGTCCGCTGTCGGTCCTGGTGGGCGCTGCCTTGGCGGCGGCGGCGGGCTCGGTGGGCCTGGGGCTTGCGGACAGTGCGCCCGTCGCGCTGCTGTCGGCGTCGGTGCTCGGTGCGGGCACCGCCGTGATGCAGCCCGCGCTCGCCACGCTGATCGTGTGGTGCTCGGGCGCGGCCACGCGCACGCGTGCCTTCGCCACGCAGTTCTTCCTGCAGAACCTCGGCCTCGGCGTGGGCGGTCTGCTGGGTGGACAGCTCGTCGACGTGCACCGTCCGGGCAGCTTCACGCTGCTGTTCGCGATCGAAGCGGTGATGTTCCTGGTGCTCGCCGGCATCGTGCTGTCGGTGCGGGTCCCCCAGGTGCTCGTCGCCGCCCGCGGTGGCGAGGTGCTTCCGGGCGATGGCGAGGCTGCCGGGCGCGGCGGTGTCCGTGCGCTGCTGTCGCACCGGATCATGGTGCAGTTCTGCGCGCTCGCGTTCGTGGTGTTCTTCGTCTGCTACGGGCAGTTCGAGTCGGGGCTGTCCGCCTTCGGTGTGGACGCGGCGGGGATATCGCCGTCCAGCCTGGGGATCGCCCTTGCGGCGAACACGGCGATGATCGTCGTGGCGCAGTTCGCGGTGCTGCGGCTGGTGGAGCGCCGGCGGCGGTCGCGGGTGATCGCCGCTGTCGGTCTGGTGTGGGCGCTGGCGTGGGCGGCGGCCGGTTTCGCCGGCCTGGGGCGCTGCGGGCAGGCGATGGCGACGACGGTGTTCGTTTCCGCTTACGCGCTCTTCGGGTTGGGCGAGACGATGCTGTCGCCGACGCTCGCGCCGATGGTGGCCGATCTGGCGCCGGCCGGGATGGCGGGCCGGTACAACTCCGCTTTCGCGCTGGTCAAGCAGCTTGCTCTGGCGGTGGGCCCCGCCGTGGGCGGGCCGATGGCGGCGGCGTGGCACGCGCCCTACGTGGCGACGTTCGTGGCGCTCTCTCTGGGGGTGACGGTGCTCGCCGTCCACTTCGGGCGGCGGTTGGCGCCGGCGCAGGATCTGCCGCACCCCGCCGGCAGCAGGGTGGTCGCCGCGGGCGGGTCCCCGGCCGAGCCCGAGCGGGTGCCGGCGGCCCCGGCGGACGCCTGA
- a CDS encoding MarR family winged helix-turn-helix transcriptional regulator, with product MDDTPHAREPAIEDQIAAYQREFEELDPQVEQIVSALGRLSRRMNVAYGRQNATLGISNAEWEVLKALVLSGKPYRLGPGDLAKRLGLTPAAMTHRIDRMVDEGLVTRDRDESNRVRVIVEITPEGRDKWLEAMHLASLFEQDLLQDLSRDERTSLGHVLVRLLRRVEQTQHDGGGRLEDLD from the coding sequence ATGGACGACACCCCGCATGCGCGTGAGCCGGCGATCGAGGACCAGATCGCCGCCTACCAGCGAGAATTCGAGGAGCTCGACCCCCAGGTCGAGCAGATCGTCTCGGCACTCGGCCGCCTCAGCCGCCGCATGAACGTCGCTTACGGCCGGCAGAACGCCACGCTCGGCATCAGCAACGCCGAGTGGGAGGTCCTCAAGGCACTCGTCCTCTCCGGCAAGCCCTACCGACTCGGCCCCGGCGACCTCGCCAAGCGCCTGGGCCTCACGCCCGCCGCGATGACCCACCGCATCGACCGCATGGTCGACGAGGGACTGGTCACCCGGGACCGCGACGAGAGCAACCGGGTACGCGTGATCGTCGAGATCACGCCCGAGGGGCGCGACAAGTGGCTGGAGGCCATGCACCTGGCCTCCCTCTTCGAGCAGGACCTCCTCCAGGACCTCTCGCGCGACGAGCGCACATCACTGGGACACGTCCTGGTCCGTCTGCTCCGCCGCGTGGAGCAGACCCAGCACGACGGCGGCGGACGCCTCGAAGACCTTGACTGA
- a CDS encoding DegT/DnrJ/EryC1/StrS family aminotransferase, giving the protein MGTLDLLRAAGIGAGDEVIVPAFGNVDATEAVADAGALPVFADIHPASYCLDPDAVAHSVGPRTVGVVVVHRFGQPADLAALRTICEKQSLLLLEQTEQEAGFSGVAERRAHAELLNGRLTGVLPPTGCPEHTYEQYVVRVPGNGRPDRDAFARALRARGVTCRVPVKTPVHRMPRFRRDISLPETERAADETLAIPVDAALCARDMRRIISACNSLGGLLQPA; this is encoded by the coding sequence ATGGGCACTCTTGATCTGCTGCGCGCGGCAGGTATCGGAGCGGGCGACGAAGTCATCGTTCCTGCATTCGGGAATGTCGACGCCACGGAGGCCGTCGCCGACGCCGGGGCGCTCCCCGTCTTCGCCGACATCCACCCGGCGAGCTACTGCCTCGATCCCGACGCCGTGGCCCACTCCGTGGGCCCGCGGACGGTCGGCGTCGTCGTGGTCCACCGCTTCGGCCAGCCGGCCGACCTGGCGGCGCTGCGCACGATCTGTGAGAAGCAGTCCCTCCTCCTGCTCGAACAGACCGAGCAGGAAGCCGGCTTCAGCGGAGTCGCCGAGCGCCGCGCCCACGCCGAGCTCCTCAACGGGCGCCTCACCGGTGTTCTCCCCCCGACCGGCTGTCCCGAGCACACCTACGAGCAGTACGTCGTCCGCGTACCCGGGAACGGACGCCCCGACCGGGACGCCTTCGCACGCGCTCTGCGTGCCCGCGGTGTCACCTGCCGGGTACCCGTGAAGACCCCGGTGCACCGGATGCCGCGGTTCCGTCGCGACATAAGCCTTCCGGAGACGGAGCGCGCGGCCGACGAGACCCTCGCCATCCCCGTGGACGCCGCCCTCTGCGCCCGGGACATGCGCCGCATCATCTCCGCCTGCAACTCCCTCGGAGGCCTCCTCCAGCCCGCCTAG
- a CDS encoding SpoIIE family protein phosphatase encodes MTTGVHLPAAEPPDRPGDVAGRKETHNETRTRSSVITARAAATFEPVGRSVATARSFVRDTLQGWGLTDIADDAVVLTSELVTNAVVHAGTAAQVLCLRAAEGVRIEVADRYPEREVPLQYKPVDMGSPDSEGGRGLQLCAALASKWGVEYSRTHKQVWFQLTSPDRPVGTRTAGPPLPVNLLPLADGRVRVAVAQIDRTGSLTAWNEDAEELFGYPEEQVVGKPLTDFAAWPHTPGTTTGVADALQLSRWEGSYGIRSSSGRVVPVYASHLRVRDADGEPSTVCLLVRDHERAVLQTPQRPPSSDPAVSTDAQAADAFEVFIGSPAPDDLDGLLQRTVERARDMLDGDAAFLLLATDDETELEVRASTGLPSARQRFARVPVEAGHGRFGTARMPAVHEDLSVVHGAVPLLDGTGMRSVVTVPLKVEGRLTGSLGVAAEGPARYSNEEALRLQFAADRIALAVESARLGELERLRRGSLSFLVEASDLLAGTLDRDQTLALMAQMTVPTLATWCAVYTIADQSSEPDLSYVLHEDEERIDGLKALLSTIDPPDPVPTPGARVWKAPADAAHQAALQRSLLSLDSREPATVSSGIGTTLATASAVGGETVVLPLVARNRVIGMLTLGKPSEDHFRQEILELAEDLSRRAALALDNARLYSERTAISQSLQRSLLPPELPDVPGVEVEVIYRAAGEGNEVGGDFYDLFPISDGSYGFAIGDVCGTGPEAAAVTGLARHALRLLAREGFGGPAVLERLNAAILDEGARSRFLTLLYGELWPQDDGSALLKVVCAGHPLPLRLRQDGSVEPAAEPQPLLGVMEDLDLYEQTVKLDPGDVLLCVTDGVTERREGTRMLGDDGLTDVLTTCTGLTAGAVASRILRAVERFASDAPSDDMAILAMRVPEPPAV; translated from the coding sequence ATGACCACCGGAGTGCACCTTCCCGCGGCCGAGCCCCCGGACCGGCCCGGCGACGTGGCCGGCCGCAAGGAGACGCACAACGAGACCCGGACGAGGAGTTCTGTGATCACCGCGCGCGCGGCCGCCACCTTCGAACCCGTGGGGCGCTCCGTCGCCACGGCCCGCTCCTTCGTGCGCGACACCCTGCAGGGCTGGGGCCTGACCGACATCGCCGACGATGCCGTGGTCCTCACCAGTGAACTGGTCACGAACGCCGTTGTCCATGCCGGAACCGCCGCGCAGGTGCTCTGCCTGCGCGCCGCCGAGGGGGTCCGCATCGAGGTGGCCGACCGCTACCCCGAGCGCGAGGTGCCCCTCCAGTACAAGCCGGTGGACATGGGCAGCCCCGACAGCGAGGGCGGCCGAGGCCTCCAACTCTGCGCGGCCCTCGCCAGCAAGTGGGGCGTGGAGTACTCCCGCACCCACAAGCAGGTGTGGTTCCAGCTCACCTCGCCCGACCGCCCCGTGGGCACCCGCACGGCGGGCCCGCCGCTGCCGGTCAACCTGCTGCCCCTGGCGGACGGCCGGGTGCGCGTCGCCGTCGCCCAGATCGACCGCACCGGCTCGCTCACCGCCTGGAACGAGGACGCCGAGGAGCTCTTCGGCTACCCCGAGGAGCAGGTCGTCGGCAAGCCCCTCACCGACTTCGCCGCCTGGCCGCACACCCCGGGCACCACGACGGGTGTCGCCGACGCCCTCCAGCTCTCCCGCTGGGAGGGCAGCTACGGCATCCGCAGCTCCTCCGGCCGGGTCGTGCCGGTGTACGCCTCGCACCTGCGGGTCCGGGACGCCGACGGCGAGCCGTCGACCGTCTGCCTGCTGGTCCGCGACCACGAACGGGCCGTCCTCCAGACACCGCAGCGCCCGCCGTCGTCCGACCCCGCGGTGAGCACCGATGCCCAGGCCGCCGACGCCTTCGAGGTCTTCATCGGCTCCCCCGCCCCCGACGACCTGGACGGCCTGCTGCAACGCACCGTGGAACGCGCCCGCGACATGCTCGACGGCGACGCCGCCTTCCTGCTGCTGGCCACCGACGACGAGACCGAGCTGGAGGTGCGCGCCTCCACCGGCCTGCCCTCCGCGCGCCAGAGATTCGCCAGGGTGCCCGTGGAGGCCGGCCACGGCCGCTTCGGCACGGCCAGGATGCCCGCGGTGCACGAGGACCTCTCCGTGGTCCACGGCGCCGTCCCGCTGCTCGACGGGACGGGCATGCGTTCCGTCGTCACCGTGCCCCTGAAGGTGGAGGGCCGCCTCACGGGCTCCCTGGGCGTGGCCGCCGAAGGCCCGGCGCGGTACTCGAACGAGGAGGCGCTGCGGCTCCAGTTCGCGGCGGACCGCATCGCCCTCGCCGTCGAGTCGGCCCGCCTGGGCGAGTTGGAGCGGCTGCGCCGCGGCTCGCTGTCCTTCCTCGTGGAGGCCTCCGACCTGCTCGCCGGCACCCTCGACCGCGACCAGACGCTCGCCCTGATGGCGCAGATGACGGTGCCGACCCTGGCGACGTGGTGCGCGGTGTACACGATCGCCGACCAGTCCTCGGAACCGGACCTCTCCTACGTGCTCCACGAGGACGAGGAGCGCATCGACGGCCTCAAGGCACTGCTGTCGACGATCGACCCGCCGGACCCGGTGCCCACACCAGGCGCGCGGGTGTGGAAGGCGCCCGCGGACGCGGCCCATCAGGCGGCGCTCCAACGGTCGTTGCTGAGCCTCGACTCCCGGGAGCCGGCCACGGTCTCGTCCGGCATCGGGACGACCCTGGCGACGGCTTCCGCGGTCGGCGGCGAGACCGTCGTACTGCCACTGGTCGCCCGCAACCGCGTCATCGGCATGCTGACACTGGGGAAGCCCTCCGAGGACCACTTCCGCCAGGAGATCCTGGAGCTCGCGGAGGACCTCTCGCGCAGGGCGGCGCTCGCTCTGGACAACGCCCGCCTGTACTCGGAGCGCACCGCCATCAGCCAGTCGCTGCAACGGAGCCTGCTGCCGCCTGAGCTGCCCGACGTGCCGGGTGTCGAGGTCGAGGTCATCTACCGCGCCGCGGGCGAGGGCAACGAGGTCGGCGGCGACTTCTACGACCTCTTCCCCATCTCCGATGGCTCCTACGGCTTCGCGATCGGCGACGTCTGCGGCACCGGCCCGGAGGCCGCCGCGGTCACCGGACTCGCCCGCCACGCGCTGCGGCTGCTCGCCCGTGAAGGGTTCGGCGGTCCCGCCGTCCTGGAGCGCCTGAACGCCGCCATCCTCGACGAGGGCGCCCGCAGCCGGTTCCTGACGCTCCTGTACGGGGAGCTGTGGCCGCAGGACGACGGCAGCGCGCTGCTGAAGGTGGTCTGCGCGGGCCATCCGCTGCCGCTGCGCCTGCGCCAGGACGGCTCGGTGGAGCCCGCGGCGGAGCCTCAGCCGCTGCTCGGCGTCATGGAGGACCTCGACCTCTACGAGCAGACGGTGAAGCTGGATCCGGGCGACGTCCTGCTGTGCGTCACGGACGGGGTGACGGAGCGCCGCGAAGGCACCCGCATGCTCGGCGACGACGGCCTCACGGACGTGCTCACGACGTGCACGGGCCTGACCGCCGGCGCGGTGGCGTCGCGCATCCTGCGCGCGGTGGAGCGCTTCGCCTCTGACGCCCCTTCGGACGACATGGCGATTCTGGCGATGCGGGTGCCGGAGCCGCCGGCGGTGTGA
- a CDS encoding HAMP domain-containing protein: MESGAATRTARAQGGQSPTKPRTSRHNGTTAVDTAALHKLLAALVAMRDGNFRKRLTVSGDDVMAEIAAVFNEVADRNLHLTGELSRVRRVVGREGKLTERLDGGAGEGSWAAAIKASNALVDDLVRPVSEVSRVLTAVAQGDLEQRMELRSPASDGGDRPLRGEFLKVGRTVNNLVDQLSTFADEVTRVASEVGTEGKLGGQARVRGMSGSWKDLTDSVNTMAERLTAQVRDIALVTTAVARGDLSRKVTVHVAGEMLELKNTVNTMVDQLSSFSSEVTRVAREVGTEGELGGQARVPGVAGVWKDLTDSVNLMAGNLTAQVRGIAQVTTAVANGDLSQKVTVSARGEVAQLAETINQMTETLRTFADEVTRVANEVGAEGRLGGQANVPGAAGTWKDLTDSVNTVFRNLTTQVRDIAAVTTAVANGDLSQKVTVDVAGEMLELKNTVNTMVVWLSSFGAEVTRVAREIGVEGELGGQAQVPGAAGTWKDLTDSVNTAFRNLTGQVRNIAQVTTAVANGDLSQKVTVDVSGEMLQLKNTVNSMVDQLSSFADQVTRISRDVGTEGRLGGQARVDGVSGTWKELTDSVNFMAGNLTSQVRQIAQVTTAVARGDLSQKIDVDARGEILELKNTINTMVDQLSAFADQVTRVAREVGTEGRLGGQAQVPGVAGVWRDLTDSVNGMAGNLTAQVRNIAQVATAVARGDLSQKIGVDARGEILELKNTLNTMVDQLSNFAEQVTRVAREVGTEGILGGQAEVQGVSGTWKDLTQSVNFMANNLTIQVRNIAEVTTAVAMGDLSKKITVDAKGEILELVTTVNTMVDQLSNFAEQVTRVAREVGTEGNLGGQARVPGVTGIWKDLSDNVNLMAKNLTSQVRNISQVATAVANGDLTKKVTVEASGEVAQLADTVNIMVKTLSSFADEVTRVAREVGTDGILGGQARVPGVSGTWKDLTESVNSMASNLTGQVRNIAMVTTAIAKGDLTKKIDIDARGEILELKTTINTMVDQLSSFAEQVTRVAREVGTEGQLGGQARVRDVDGTWRDLTESVNEMAGNLTRQVRAIAAVATAVTRGDLNLKIDVDAAGEIQVLQDNINTMIANLRDTTIANKEQDWLKGNLARISGLMQGRRDLEDVASLIMSELTPVVSAQHGAFFMAMPTDDAQDLATASDDAYELRMLGSYGYSMGSMPTSFRPGETLIGTAAKERRTILVENVPPGYLKIASGLGEAPPAHVIVLPVLFEGTVLGVIELASFQPFTQIQKDFLSQIAEMIATSVNTISVNTKTEVLLKQSQELTEQLRERSAELENRQKALEESNTELEEKAELLAQQNRDIEVKNTEIEEARQVLEERAEQLAVSMRYKSEFLANMSHELRTPLNSLLILAKLLADNAEGNLSPKQVEFAETIHGAGSDLLQLINDILDLTKVEAGKMDVSPTRISLVQLVDYVEATFRPLTAEKGLDFSVRVSPELPATLHTDEQRLLQVLRNLLSNAVKFTDSGAVELVIRTAGADVPPAIREQLLETGALSDPDGELIAFSVTDTGIGIAASKMRVIFEAFKQADGTTSRKYGGTGLGLSISREIARLLGGEINAASEPGRGSTFTLYMPLHPSEMPSDFAQLAPSIEPGDTLTAVEDTDMPPEVKSYQDSQTGPAALFRRRRRALPQLPSAEPEPEQPQEAPEKPAVPARDAVDDGPGAELVPVSGAGAELEAVAEDWEAVVFDGEKVLIVDDDIRNVFALTSVLEQHGLAVLYAENGREGIEVLEQHDDVAVVLMDIMMPEMDGYATTTAIRRMPQFAGLPIVALTAKAMKGDREKAIESGASDYVTKPVDPDHLLSVMRRWMANT, from the coding sequence GTGGAGTCTGGCGCAGCGACGCGGACCGCGCGCGCACAAGGCGGACAGTCCCCGACAAAGCCGCGCACATCGCGGCATAACGGGACAACCGCCGTGGATACGGCTGCCTTGCACAAGTTGCTCGCGGCACTGGTGGCGATGCGTGACGGCAACTTCCGCAAACGCCTCACCGTCTCGGGTGACGACGTGATGGCGGAGATCGCCGCCGTGTTCAACGAGGTCGCCGACAGGAACCTCCATCTGACGGGTGAGCTGTCCCGCGTACGGCGTGTCGTGGGCCGTGAGGGGAAGCTCACGGAGCGGCTGGACGGGGGCGCCGGCGAGGGCTCCTGGGCGGCCGCCATCAAGGCGTCGAACGCGCTCGTGGACGACCTGGTGCGCCCGGTGTCCGAGGTCAGCAGGGTGCTCACGGCTGTGGCCCAGGGTGACCTGGAGCAGCGGATGGAGCTGCGCTCGCCGGCGTCGGACGGCGGCGACCGGCCGTTGCGGGGCGAGTTCCTGAAGGTCGGCCGGACCGTCAACAACCTGGTCGACCAGCTCTCCACGTTCGCCGACGAGGTCACCAGGGTGGCCAGCGAGGTCGGTACGGAGGGCAAGCTGGGCGGGCAGGCCCGGGTGCGCGGCATGTCCGGCTCCTGGAAGGACCTCACCGACTCCGTCAACACCATGGCGGAACGGCTCACCGCTCAGGTGCGTGACATTGCTCTCGTCACGACCGCCGTCGCGCGGGGCGATCTGTCCCGGAAAGTCACGGTTCACGTGGCCGGCGAGATGCTGGAGCTGAAGAACACCGTCAACACGATGGTGGACCAGCTCTCCTCGTTCTCGTCCGAGGTGACCCGGGTGGCCCGCGAGGTGGGCACCGAGGGCGAGCTGGGCGGTCAGGCGCGCGTGCCCGGCGTCGCCGGGGTGTGGAAGGACCTCACCGACTCGGTGAACCTCATGGCCGGCAACCTCACCGCCCAGGTGCGCGGTATCGCGCAGGTCACCACGGCGGTCGCCAACGGCGACCTGTCGCAGAAGGTGACCGTCAGTGCGCGCGGCGAGGTGGCCCAGCTCGCCGAGACCATCAACCAGATGACGGAGACGCTGCGCACGTTCGCCGACGAGGTCACCCGCGTGGCGAACGAGGTCGGCGCCGAGGGCCGGCTGGGCGGCCAGGCGAACGTGCCCGGTGCGGCGGGCACGTGGAAGGACCTCACCGATTCGGTGAACACGGTTTTCCGGAATCTGACCACTCAGGTGCGGGACATCGCCGCCGTGACGACCGCCGTGGCGAACGGAGACCTGTCGCAGAAGGTCACCGTCGACGTCGCGGGCGAGATGCTGGAGCTCAAGAACACCGTCAACACGATGGTGGTCTGGCTCTCCTCGTTCGGCGCGGAAGTCACCCGGGTCGCCCGGGAGATCGGCGTCGAGGGTGAGCTGGGCGGCCAGGCGCAGGTGCCGGGCGCCGCGGGCACCTGGAAGGACCTCACGGACTCCGTGAACACCGCCTTCCGCAACCTCACCGGCCAGGTCCGCAACATCGCCCAGGTGACGACGGCGGTGGCGAACGGCGACCTGTCGCAGAAGGTCACCGTGGACGTCTCCGGCGAGATGCTCCAGCTGAAGAACACCGTCAACAGCATGGTCGACCAACTCTCCAGCTTCGCCGACCAGGTGACGCGCATCTCCCGGGACGTGGGCACGGAGGGCCGCCTGGGCGGCCAGGCCCGGGTGGACGGCGTCAGCGGCACCTGGAAGGAACTGACCGACTCCGTCAACTTCATGGCGGGCAACCTGACCTCCCAGGTGCGGCAGATCGCCCAGGTGACCACCGCAGTGGCGCGCGGCGACCTGTCCCAGAAGATCGACGTGGACGCGCGCGGCGAGATCCTGGAGCTGAAGAACACCATCAACACGATGGTCGACCAGCTCTCCGCCTTCGCGGACCAGGTGACCCGGGTGGCGCGCGAGGTCGGCACGGAGGGCAGGCTGGGCGGCCAGGCCCAGGTGCCCGGCGTGGCCGGCGTCTGGCGGGACCTCACCGACTCCGTGAACGGCATGGCCGGCAACCTCACCGCGCAGGTCCGCAACATCGCCCAGGTGGCGACCGCGGTGGCCCGCGGCGACCTGTCCCAGAAGATCGGGGTGGACGCCCGGGGCGAGATCCTGGAGCTGAAGAACACCCTGAACACCATGGTCGACCAGCTCTCGAACTTCGCGGAGCAGGTCACCCGGGTGGCGCGCGAGGTGGGCACCGAGGGCATCCTCGGCGGTCAGGCCGAGGTGCAGGGCGTCTCCGGCACCTGGAAGGACCTCACCCAGTCCGTCAACTTCATGGCCAACAACCTCACCATTCAGGTGCGGAACATCGCCGAGGTGACGACCGCGGTCGCCATGGGCGACCTGTCGAAGAAGATCACGGTCGACGCCAAGGGCGAGATCCTGGAACTGGTGACCACCGTGAACACCATGGTGGACCAGCTGTCGAACTTCGCGGAGCAGGTGACCCGGGTGGCCCGCGAGGTGGGCACCGAGGGCAACCTGGGCGGCCAGGCGCGCGTGCCGGGCGTCACCGGCATCTGGAAGGACCTCAGCGACAACGTCAACCTGATGGCCAAGAACCTCACCAGCCAGGTGCGGAACATCTCCCAGGTCGCGACGGCGGTCGCCAACGGCGACCTGACCAAGAAGGTCACGGTGGAGGCCAGCGGCGAGGTCGCCCAGCTCGCCGACACCGTCAACATCATGGTGAAGACGCTGTCGTCGTTCGCCGACGAGGTGACCCGGGTGGCCCGCGAGGTCGGCACCGACGGCATCCTGGGCGGCCAGGCGCGCGTGCCGGGCGTCTCGGGCACCTGGAAGGACCTCACCGAGTCCGTGAACTCGATGGCGTCCAACCTCACCGGCCAGGTCCGCAACATCGCCATGGTCACCACCGCGATCGCCAAGGGCGACCTGACCAAGAAGATCGACATCGACGCCCGCGGTGAGATCCTCGAACTGAAGACCACGATCAACACCATGGTCGACCAGCTCTCCAGCTTCGCCGAGCAGGTCACCAGGGTGGCCCGCGAGGTGGGCACGGAGGGGCAGCTGGGCGGTCAGGCCCGGGTGCGGGACGTCGACGGCACCTGGCGCGACCTGACCGAGTCGGTGAACGAGATGGCCGGCAACCTCACCCGCCAGGTGCGCGCGATCGCGGCCGTGGCGACCGCGGTGACCCGCGGCGACCTGAACCTCAAGATCGACGTGGACGCGGCGGGCGAGATCCAGGTCCTCCAGGACAACATCAACACGATGATCGCCAACCTGCGCGACACCACCATCGCCAACAAGGAGCAGGACTGGCTGAAGGGCAACCTGGCCCGCATCTCCGGCCTGATGCAGGGCCGCAGGGACCTGGAGGACGTCGCCTCGCTCATCATGAGCGAGCTGACGCCGGTGGTCTCCGCGCAGCACGGCGCCTTCTTCATGGCGATGCCCACGGACGACGCCCAGGACCTCGCAACGGCCTCCGACGACGCCTACGAGCTGCGGATGCTCGGCAGCTACGGCTACTCGATGGGCTCCATGCCGACGTCCTTCAGGCCCGGTGAGACGCTGATCGGGACGGCCGCCAAGGAGCGGCGGACGATCCTCGTGGAGAACGTGCCGCCGGGCTACCTGAAGATCGCATCCGGCCTCGGGGAGGCACCGCCCGCGCACGTCATCGTGCTCCCGGTGCTCTTCGAGGGCACGGTCCTCGGCGTGATCGAGCTGGCCTCGTTCCAGCCGTTCACCCAGATCCAGAAGGACTTCCTGAGCCAGATCGCCGAGATGATCGCGACCAGCGTCAACACCATCAGCGTCAACACCAAGACCGAGGTGCTGCTCAAGCAGTCGCAGGAGCTGACCGAGCAGCTCCGGGAGCGCTCCGCGGAGCTGGAGAACCGCCAGAAGGCGCTGGAGGAGTCCAACACCGAGCTGGAGGAGAAGGCCGAACTGCTCGCCCAGCAGAACCGGGACATCGAGGTGAAGAACACCGAGATCGAGGAGGCGCGCCAGGTCCTGGAGGAGCGCGCGGAGCAGCTGGCCGTCTCGATGCGCTACAAGAGCGAGTTCCTGGCCAACATGTCGCACGAGCTGCGCACCCCGCTCAACTCGCTGCTGATCCTGGCCAAGCTCCTCGCCGACAACGCCGAGGGGAACCTCTCCCCGAAGCAGGTCGAGTTCGCGGAGACCATCCACGGCGCGGGTTCCGACCTGCTCCAGCTCATCAACGACATCCTCGACCTGACGAAGGTCGAGGCGGGCAAGATGGACGTCTCGCCGACGCGCATCTCGCTCGTCCAGCTGGTGGACTACGTGGAGGCCACCTTCCGGCCGCTCACCGCGGAGAAGGGGCTCGACTTCTCCGTGCGCGTGTCGCCGGAGCTGCCCGCGACGCTGCACACCGACGAGCAGCGGCTGCTCCAGGTCCTGCGCAACCTCCTGTCGAACGCCGTGAAGTTCACCGACTCGGGAGCGGTCGAACTGGTCATCAGGACCGCCGGCGCGGACGTGCCGCCGGCCATCCGGGAGCAGTTGCTGGAGACCGGCGCGCTCAGCGACCCGGACGGCGAGCTGATCGCGTTCTCCGTCACGGACACCGGCATCGGCATCGCGGCCAGCAAGATGCGGGTGATCTTCGAGGCGTTCAAGCAGGCCGACGGCACCACCAGCCGCAAGTACGGCGGCACCGGCCTCGGACTGTCCATCAGCCGGGAGATCGCCCGGCTGCTCGGCGGCGAGATCAACGCGGCGAGCGAACCGGGCCGCGGGTCGACGTTCACCTTGTACATGCCGCTGCACCCGAGCGAGATGCCCTCCGACTTCGCGCAGCTCGCCCCGTCCATCGAGCCGGGCGACACCCTGACGGCCGTGGAGGACACGGACATGCCCCCCGAGGTGAAGTCCTACCAGGACTCCCAGACGGGGCCCGCAGCCCTCTTCAGGCGCCGTCGCAGGGCCCTTCCGCAGCTGCCCTCGGCCGAGCCGGAGCCGGAGCAGCCGCAGGAGGCTCCCGAGAAGCCCGCCGTCCCGGCCCGGGACGCCGTGGACGACGGGCCGGGGGCCGAACTGGTGCCGGTGTCCGGGGCGGGCGCGGAGCTGGAGGCCGTCGCCGAGGACTGGGAGGCCGTCGTGTTCGACGGCGAGAAGGTCCTCATCGTCGACGACGACATCCGCAACGTGTTCGCGCTCACCAGCGTCCTGGAACAGCACGGTCTCGCGGTGCTGTACGCGGAGAACGGCCGTGAGGGCATCGAGGTGCTGGAGCAGCACGACGACGTCGCGGTCGTCCTGATGGACATCATGATGCCCGAGATGGACGGCTACGCCACGACGACGGCGATCCGGCGGATGCCGCAGTTCGCGGGCCTTCCGATCGTCGCGCTCACCGCGAAGGCCATGAAGGGCGACCGGGAGAAGGCGATCGAGTCCGGCGCGTCGGACTACGTCACGAAGCCGGTCGACCCCGACCATCTGCTGTCCGTCATGCGGAGGTGGATGGCCAACACCTGA